A single region of the Vicia villosa cultivar HV-30 ecotype Madison, WI linkage group LG4, Vvil1.0, whole genome shotgun sequence genome encodes:
- the LOC131598403 gene encoding protein MAIN-LIKE 2-like, producing MAQQLLTMGETHRGTRANLATFAVDRFRTRSHAYVEPDERIIPNLQACGFGHIIKVNNNTIDRKFILALQERWRPETHTFHLPIGECTITLEDVYMLLGLPIDGKAVNGSVQHANSMCERVLGRDLVVPTQGSRGQGISLVSLRDYYDELVLMDNFTEEHVWLMTKVYIMLMFGKLLFPESTGNTVNFFYLSKFDSISKIRKYSWGSAVLAMLYQSLCKNAVAEKCTFYGCAFLLQVWGWWRMPTLSPVGRNNYTFPYATRFCGPKLDYSKNPRGSVVLYRDLIDHLRAEDVLSLNFYMII from the exons atggctcaacaacttcttaccatgggtgaaacacacagaggaactaGAGCGAATTTGGCGACCTTT GCTGTTGACCGATTCCGTACACGTTCTCACGCTTACGTTGAACCCGACGAGAGGATTATTCCGAATCTCCAAGCATGTGGCTTCGGACATATCATAAAAGTTAACAACAACACCATAGACAGAAAATTCATCCTTGCCTTACAAGAGCGATGGAGGCCTGAAACCCACACGTTTCATCTTCCAATAGGTGAGTGTACTATTACTCTAGAGGATGTTTATATGTTACTTGGTCTGCCCATTGATGGCAAGGCTGTTAATGGATCTGTTCAACATGCTAATTCAATGTGTGAGAGAGTGTTGGGAAGAGATCTAGTTGTGCCTACTCAAGGTTCAAGAGGCCAGGGTATCAGTCTGGTCTCCCTTAGAGATTACTATGATGAACTCGTCTTGATGGACAACTTTACTGAGGAGCATGTTTGGTTAATGACTAAGGTTTATATAATGTTGATGTTTGGTAAACTTTTATTCCCGGAGTCGACAGGTAACACTGTCAACTTTTTCTATTTAAGTAAATTTGACAGTATTAGCAAGATTAggaaatatagttgggggtccgccgttttggcgatgttataccagtctctttgtaagaacgcggttgccgagaagtgcaccttctatggatgtgcgttcctcctacaagtatggggttggtggagaaTGCCGACGCTGTCCCCTGTAGGCAGGAACAACTACACGTTCCCTTATGCAACAAG gTTCTGTGGTCCTAAATTGGATTACAGTAAGAATCCGAGGGGGAGTGTTGTTTTATATCGGGACCTAATTGATCACCTCCGAGCTGAAGATGTATTATCCCTAAACTTTTATATGATCATATAG
- the LOC131596172 gene encoding uncharacterized protein LOC131596172 produces MELHFFHFITFLMLLLVETNAARLSPQLYWKSVLPNSPMPKAISNLLLPSETDVSSEELPNGFIYRHAAREADVNSGELSNGFTYRHAASEPGVSSEELPNGFIYRHAAREADVNSGELSNGFTYRHAASEPGVNSRELPNGFGYHHAARETGVNSGELPNGFTYRHAARDDDVNSGELPNGFIYRHAAREADVNSGELPNGFTYRHAASEPGVNFRELPNGFTYRHSARETDVNSGELPNGFTYRHAAREADLNSRELHNGFGYHHAANKPGINSGELSNGFGYHHAAK; encoded by the exons ATGGAGTTACATTTCTTTCACTTTATTACCTTTCTCATG CTTCTGCTAGTGGAAACTAATGCTGCAAGATTATCACCTCAACTTTACTGGAAGTCCGTACTCCCCAACTCTCCAATGCCAAAAGCCATCTCTAATCTCCTACTCCCTA GTGAGACTGATGTAAGTTCTGAAGAATTACCCAATGGATTCATTTACCGTCATGCTGCAAGAGAGGCTGATGTAAATTCTGGAGAATTATCTAATGGATTTACTTACCGTCATGCTGCAAGTGAACCTGGTGTAAGTTCTGAAGAATTACCCAATGGATTCATTTACCGTCATGCTGCAAGAGAGGCTGATGTAAATTCTGGAGAATTATCTAATGGATTTACTTACCGTCATGCTGCAAGTGAACCTGGTGTAAATTCTAGAGAATTACCTAATGGATTCGGCTACCATCATGCTGCAAGAGAGACTGGTGTAAATTCAGGAGAATTACCCAATGGATTTACTTACCGTCATGCTGCAAGAGATGATGATGTAAATTCTGGAGAATTACCCAATGGATTCATTTACCGTCATGCTGCAAGAGAGGCTGATGTAAATTCTGGAGAATTACCTAATGGATTTACTTACCGTCATGCTGCAAGTGAACCTGGTGTAAATTTTAGAGAACTACCCAATGGATTTACTTACCGTCATTCAGCAAGAGAGACTGATGTAAATTCAGGAGAATTACCTAATGGGTTTACTTACCGTCATGCTGCAAGAGAGGCTGATCTAAATTCTAGAGAATTACATAATGGGTTTGGTTACCATCATGCTGCAAATAAGCCTGGTATAAATTCTGGAGAATTATCCAATGGATTCGGTTACCATCATGCTGCTAAGTAG